In Gasterosteus aculeatus chromosome 15, fGasAcu3.hap1.1, whole genome shotgun sequence, a single genomic region encodes these proteins:
- the evla gene encoding enah/Vasp-like a isoform X4, translating to MYSLDDFGEQSICQARASVMVYDDASKKWVPIKPGQQGFSRINIYHNTANNTFRVVGVKLQDQQVVINYSIVKGLKYNQATPTFHQWRDARQVYGLNFASKEEATTFSNAMLFALNVLSSPDGGGPVVQRQNGPSSEESEAQRRMMEQHQMQAHKERERRTSGSVVSTLQYKVSTPPTHPNTPPEYRQYRASTLPPSYVRVASSSPPSSASSSPSQEKEVGAARDRAQLSSQLSTSLASAFSPVQAGVTTLGRQVRQIPLSPPTAARHLHHQQQQQQQQQQQDISLPPKHGTWSASQLQQMYAQLPPSASPPVMMAMPVKQGSPQQPTIPLAHPLPPLSARMKPPPLDPSAAMSHQQYAQHQPHPHANGQPDGAYSPHSQRLPLTPQYCEAVPLPPLIGQPGPALSHPPQYPSTFHPQQQLQPPQQHQQMYHQQQAPQPPTTTTSSSSSSSSPPSYTAMSDGGSPKKTPSPVPQQTPMFSSSPPVSAGHPSFCSVAPPPATVPAPMAGPPAPPPPPGPPPPMAVPPPMPPPLPTGGGPPGGPPGAQHQPSGLAAALAGAKLRKVQRDESSPPGSSGKSDSNRSSGGSGGGGEGLMQEMNALLARRRKASEKPDEDDSGGRGPGQQNSTDAMKKPWERSNSTDKSSLVSRVRPIGSTSESDTEFDRMKQEILDEVVRELHKVKNEIINAIRQEIGRISTS from the exons TGAACAGAGTATCTGCCAGGCGCGGGCCTCTGTGATGGTCTATGACGATGCCAGTAAGAAGTGGGTGCCCATCAAGCCGGGACAGCAGGGCTTCAGCCGCATCAACATCTACCACAACACTGCCAACAACACCTTCAGAGTGGTGGGCGTCAAACTGCAGGACcagcag GTGGTGATCAACTACTCCATAGTGAAGGGACTGAAATACAACCAGGCCACCCCGACCTTCCATCAGTGGCGTGACGCCCGCCAGGTTTATGGGCTGAACTTTGCCAGCAAGGAGGAGGCCACCACCTTCTCAAACGCCATGCTGTTTGCCCTCAACGTCCTCAGCTCACCTGACGGTGGAG GTCCAGTCGTGCAGCGCCAGAATGGGCCCTCCTCAGAGGAAAGCGAGGCCCAAAGGAG GATGATGGAGCAACATCAGATGCAGGCGCACAAGGAGAGGGAGCGACGGACGTCAGGATCAG TCGTTTCCACTCTCCAATATAAAGTGTCCACTCCTCCCACCCACCCAAATACCCCCCCTGAGTACAGACAGTACAGGGCTAGCACACTGCCACCCTCCTACGTCCGtgtggcctcctcctctcctccctcctctgcctcgtcctctccctctcaggagaaggaggtgggggctGCTCGGGACAGAGCCCAGCTCTCCTCCCAGCTCTCCACCTCGCTCGCCTCCGCCTTTTCCCCAGTCCAGGCGGGAGTGACCACCCTGGGCCGACAGGTCCGTCAGATACCCCTGTCTCCCCCCACAGCAGCCCGCCACctgcaccaccaacaacaacagcaacagcagcagcaacaacaagacATCTCGCTCCCCCCAAAACACGGCACCTGGTCCGCCTCCCAATTGCAGCAAATGTACGCCCAGTTGCCCCCGTCCGCCTCCCCTCCCGTTATGATGGCCATGCCCGTGAAGCAGGGTTCGCCCCAACAGCCCACTATCCCGTTGGCTCACCCCCTCCCGCCCTTGAGCGCTAGAATGAAGCCCCCGCCTCTTGACCCAAGTGCCGCGATGAGCCACCAGCAGTACGCCCAGCACCAGCCCCACCCTCACGCCAACGGCCAGCCAGACGGCGCCTACTCGCCTCACTCTCAGCGCCTGCCGCTCACCCCGCAGTACTGCGAGGCCGTCCCCCTGCCTCCTCTCATTGGTCAGCCGGGCCCCGCCCTCAGCCACCCGCCCCAGTACCCGTCCACCTTCCACCCTCAGCAGCAACTGCAGCCGCCACAACAGCATCAACAGATGTACCACCAGCAGCAGGCCCCGcagccccccaccaccaccacctcctcctcctcctcctcctcctcacccccctctTACACTGCCATGTCTGACGGGGGCTCGCCCAAGAagaccccctcccccgtcccccagCAGACCCCCATGTTCAGCAGCA GCCCCCCTGTCTCTGCAGGTCACCCatctttttgttctgtggcgCCTCCTCCCGCTACAGTTCCGGCGCCCATGGCTggccctcctgcccccccaccgccgccgGGTCCACCGCCCCCAATGGCGGTGCCCCCACCCATGCCGCCTCCACTGCCCACCGGCGGCGGGCCTCCCGGGGGCCCCCCCGGTGCCCAGCACCAACCCTCAGGACTGGCTGCCGCACTGGCTGGAGCCAAACTACGTAAAGTACAAAGG GATGAGAGCAGTCCGCCCGGGTCCAGCGGCAAAAGTGACTCCAACCGGTCTAGTGGTGGcagtggaggtggtggggagggACTAATGCAGGAAATGAATGCCTTACTAGCTCGCAG ACGAAAAGCTTCAGAGAAACCCGATGAA GATGACTCTGGTGGTAGAGGGCCGGGTCAGCAGAACTCAACAG aTGCTATGAAGAAGCCATGGGAACGATCCAACTCTACAGACAAGTCCTCGCTAGTCTCCAG AGTGAGACCTATCGGCAGCACTAGTGAATCGGACACAGAGTTTGACCGAATGAAACAG GAGATTTTGGATGAAGTTGTACGTGAGTTGCATAAAGTGAAAAATGAGATCATTAACG
- the evla gene encoding enah/Vasp-like a isoform X2 has protein sequence MDIHRHQVLRYCLPQSVSDSGLFYGHIATSEQSICQARASVMVYDDASKKWVPIKPGQQGFSRINIYHNTANNTFRVVGVKLQDQQVVINYSIVKGLKYNQATPTFHQWRDARQVYGLNFASKEEATTFSNAMLFALNVLSSPDGGGPVVQRQNGPSSEESEAQRRMMEQHQMQAHKERERRTSGSVVSTLQYKVSTPPTHPNTPPEYRQYRASTLPPSYVRVASSSPPSSASSSPSQEKEVGAARDRAQLSSQLSTSLASAFSPVQAGVTTLGRQVRQIPLSPPTAARHLHHQQQQQQQQQQQDISLPPKHGTWSASQLQQMYAQLPPSASPPVMMAMPVKQGSPQQPTIPLAHPLPPLSARMKPPPLDPSAAMSHQQYAQHQPHPHANGQPDGAYSPHSQRLPLTPQYCEAVPLPPLIGQPGPALSHPPQYPSTFHPQQQLQPPQQHQQMYHQQQAPQPPTTTTSSSSSSSSPPSYTAMSDGGSPKKTPSPVPQQTPMFSSSPPVSAGHPSFCSVAPPPATVPAPMAGPPAPPPPPGPPPPMAVPPPMPPPLPTGGGPPGGPPGAQHQPSGLAAALAGAKLRKVQRDESSPPGSSGKSDSNRSSGGSGGGGEGLMQEMNALLARRRKASEKPDEDDSGGRGPGQQNSTDAMKKPWERSNSTDKSSLVSRVRPIGSTSESDTEFDRMKQEILDEVVRELHKVKNEIINAIRQEIGRISTS, from the exons ATGGACATACATCGGCACCAAGTGCTCCGCTACTGCCTTCCTCAGAGTGTCAGTGACTCAGGGTTGTTTTACGGCCACATCGCCACCAg TGAACAGAGTATCTGCCAGGCGCGGGCCTCTGTGATGGTCTATGACGATGCCAGTAAGAAGTGGGTGCCCATCAAGCCGGGACAGCAGGGCTTCAGCCGCATCAACATCTACCACAACACTGCCAACAACACCTTCAGAGTGGTGGGCGTCAAACTGCAGGACcagcag GTGGTGATCAACTACTCCATAGTGAAGGGACTGAAATACAACCAGGCCACCCCGACCTTCCATCAGTGGCGTGACGCCCGCCAGGTTTATGGGCTGAACTTTGCCAGCAAGGAGGAGGCCACCACCTTCTCAAACGCCATGCTGTTTGCCCTCAACGTCCTCAGCTCACCTGACGGTGGAG GTCCAGTCGTGCAGCGCCAGAATGGGCCCTCCTCAGAGGAAAGCGAGGCCCAAAGGAG GATGATGGAGCAACATCAGATGCAGGCGCACAAGGAGAGGGAGCGACGGACGTCAGGATCAG TCGTTTCCACTCTCCAATATAAAGTGTCCACTCCTCCCACCCACCCAAATACCCCCCCTGAGTACAGACAGTACAGGGCTAGCACACTGCCACCCTCCTACGTCCGtgtggcctcctcctctcctccctcctctgcctcgtcctctccctctcaggagaaggaggtgggggctGCTCGGGACAGAGCCCAGCTCTCCTCCCAGCTCTCCACCTCGCTCGCCTCCGCCTTTTCCCCAGTCCAGGCGGGAGTGACCACCCTGGGCCGACAGGTCCGTCAGATACCCCTGTCTCCCCCCACAGCAGCCCGCCACctgcaccaccaacaacaacagcaacagcagcagcaacaacaagacATCTCGCTCCCCCCAAAACACGGCACCTGGTCCGCCTCCCAATTGCAGCAAATGTACGCCCAGTTGCCCCCGTCCGCCTCCCCTCCCGTTATGATGGCCATGCCCGTGAAGCAGGGTTCGCCCCAACAGCCCACTATCCCGTTGGCTCACCCCCTCCCGCCCTTGAGCGCTAGAATGAAGCCCCCGCCTCTTGACCCAAGTGCCGCGATGAGCCACCAGCAGTACGCCCAGCACCAGCCCCACCCTCACGCCAACGGCCAGCCAGACGGCGCCTACTCGCCTCACTCTCAGCGCCTGCCGCTCACCCCGCAGTACTGCGAGGCCGTCCCCCTGCCTCCTCTCATTGGTCAGCCGGGCCCCGCCCTCAGCCACCCGCCCCAGTACCCGTCCACCTTCCACCCTCAGCAGCAACTGCAGCCGCCACAACAGCATCAACAGATGTACCACCAGCAGCAGGCCCCGcagccccccaccaccaccacctcctcctcctcctcctcctcctcacccccctctTACACTGCCATGTCTGACGGGGGCTCGCCCAAGAagaccccctcccccgtcccccagCAGACCCCCATGTTCAGCAGCA GCCCCCCTGTCTCTGCAGGTCACCCatctttttgttctgtggcgCCTCCTCCCGCTACAGTTCCGGCGCCCATGGCTggccctcctgcccccccaccgccgccgGGTCCACCGCCCCCAATGGCGGTGCCCCCACCCATGCCGCCTCCACTGCCCACCGGCGGCGGGCCTCCCGGGGGCCCCCCCGGTGCCCAGCACCAACCCTCAGGACTGGCTGCCGCACTGGCTGGAGCCAAACTACGTAAAGTACAAAGG GATGAGAGCAGTCCGCCCGGGTCCAGCGGCAAAAGTGACTCCAACCGGTCTAGTGGTGGcagtggaggtggtggggagggACTAATGCAGGAAATGAATGCCTTACTAGCTCGCAG ACGAAAAGCTTCAGAGAAACCCGATGAA GATGACTCTGGTGGTAGAGGGCCGGGTCAGCAGAACTCAACAG aTGCTATGAAGAAGCCATGGGAACGATCCAACTCTACAGACAAGTCCTCGCTAGTCTCCAG AGTGAGACCTATCGGCAGCACTAGTGAATCGGACACAGAGTTTGACCGAATGAAACAG GAGATTTTGGATGAAGTTGTACGTGAGTTGCATAAAGTGAAAAATGAGATCATTAACG
- the evla gene encoding enah/Vasp-like a isoform X5: MSEQSICQARASVMVYDDASKKWVPIKPGQQGFSRINIYHNTANNTFRVVGVKLQDQQVVINYSIVKGLKYNQATPTFHQWRDARQVYGLNFASKEEATTFSNAMLFALNVLSSPDGGGPVVQRQNGPSSEESEAQRRMMEQHQMQAHKERERRTSGSVVSTLQYKVSTPPTHPNTPPEYRQYRASTLPPSYVRVASSSPPSSASSSPSQEKEVGAARDRAQLSSQLSTSLASAFSPVQAGVTTLGRQVRQIPLSPPTAARHLHHQQQQQQQQQQQDISLPPKHGTWSASQLQQMYAQLPPSASPPVMMAMPVKQGSPQQPTIPLAHPLPPLSARMKPPPLDPSAAMSHQQYAQHQPHPHANGQPDGAYSPHSQRLPLTPQYCEAVPLPPLIGQPGPALSHPPQYPSTFHPQQQLQPPQQHQQMYHQQQAPQPPTTTTSSSSSSSSPPSYTAMSDGGSPKKTPSPVPQQTPMFSSSPPVSAGHPSFCSVAPPPATVPAPMAGPPAPPPPPGPPPPMAVPPPMPPPLPTGGGPPGGPPGAQHQPSGLAAALAGAKLRKVQRDESSPPGSSGKSDSNRSSGGSGGGGEGLMQEMNALLARRRKASEKPDEDDSGGRGPGQQNSTDAMKKPWERSNSTDKSSLVSRVRPIGSTSESDTEFDRMKQEILDEVVRELHKVKNEIINAIRQEIGRISTS, from the exons TGAACAGAGTATCTGCCAGGCGCGGGCCTCTGTGATGGTCTATGACGATGCCAGTAAGAAGTGGGTGCCCATCAAGCCGGGACAGCAGGGCTTCAGCCGCATCAACATCTACCACAACACTGCCAACAACACCTTCAGAGTGGTGGGCGTCAAACTGCAGGACcagcag GTGGTGATCAACTACTCCATAGTGAAGGGACTGAAATACAACCAGGCCACCCCGACCTTCCATCAGTGGCGTGACGCCCGCCAGGTTTATGGGCTGAACTTTGCCAGCAAGGAGGAGGCCACCACCTTCTCAAACGCCATGCTGTTTGCCCTCAACGTCCTCAGCTCACCTGACGGTGGAG GTCCAGTCGTGCAGCGCCAGAATGGGCCCTCCTCAGAGGAAAGCGAGGCCCAAAGGAG GATGATGGAGCAACATCAGATGCAGGCGCACAAGGAGAGGGAGCGACGGACGTCAGGATCAG TCGTTTCCACTCTCCAATATAAAGTGTCCACTCCTCCCACCCACCCAAATACCCCCCCTGAGTACAGACAGTACAGGGCTAGCACACTGCCACCCTCCTACGTCCGtgtggcctcctcctctcctccctcctctgcctcgtcctctccctctcaggagaaggaggtgggggctGCTCGGGACAGAGCCCAGCTCTCCTCCCAGCTCTCCACCTCGCTCGCCTCCGCCTTTTCCCCAGTCCAGGCGGGAGTGACCACCCTGGGCCGACAGGTCCGTCAGATACCCCTGTCTCCCCCCACAGCAGCCCGCCACctgcaccaccaacaacaacagcaacagcagcagcaacaacaagacATCTCGCTCCCCCCAAAACACGGCACCTGGTCCGCCTCCCAATTGCAGCAAATGTACGCCCAGTTGCCCCCGTCCGCCTCCCCTCCCGTTATGATGGCCATGCCCGTGAAGCAGGGTTCGCCCCAACAGCCCACTATCCCGTTGGCTCACCCCCTCCCGCCCTTGAGCGCTAGAATGAAGCCCCCGCCTCTTGACCCAAGTGCCGCGATGAGCCACCAGCAGTACGCCCAGCACCAGCCCCACCCTCACGCCAACGGCCAGCCAGACGGCGCCTACTCGCCTCACTCTCAGCGCCTGCCGCTCACCCCGCAGTACTGCGAGGCCGTCCCCCTGCCTCCTCTCATTGGTCAGCCGGGCCCCGCCCTCAGCCACCCGCCCCAGTACCCGTCCACCTTCCACCCTCAGCAGCAACTGCAGCCGCCACAACAGCATCAACAGATGTACCACCAGCAGCAGGCCCCGcagccccccaccaccaccacctcctcctcctcctcctcctcctcacccccctctTACACTGCCATGTCTGACGGGGGCTCGCCCAAGAagaccccctcccccgtcccccagCAGACCCCCATGTTCAGCAGCA GCCCCCCTGTCTCTGCAGGTCACCCatctttttgttctgtggcgCCTCCTCCCGCTACAGTTCCGGCGCCCATGGCTggccctcctgcccccccaccgccgccgGGTCCACCGCCCCCAATGGCGGTGCCCCCACCCATGCCGCCTCCACTGCCCACCGGCGGCGGGCCTCCCGGGGGCCCCCCCGGTGCCCAGCACCAACCCTCAGGACTGGCTGCCGCACTGGCTGGAGCCAAACTACGTAAAGTACAAAGG GATGAGAGCAGTCCGCCCGGGTCCAGCGGCAAAAGTGACTCCAACCGGTCTAGTGGTGGcagtggaggtggtggggagggACTAATGCAGGAAATGAATGCCTTACTAGCTCGCAG ACGAAAAGCTTCAGAGAAACCCGATGAA GATGACTCTGGTGGTAGAGGGCCGGGTCAGCAGAACTCAACAG aTGCTATGAAGAAGCCATGGGAACGATCCAACTCTACAGACAAGTCCTCGCTAGTCTCCAG AGTGAGACCTATCGGCAGCACTAGTGAATCGGACACAGAGTTTGACCGAATGAAACAG GAGATTTTGGATGAAGTTGTACGTGAGTTGCATAAAGTGAAAAATGAGATCATTAACG
- the evla gene encoding enah/Vasp-like a isoform X1 has product MGCDGATAPHQRGCRKTGIFQSWVYGEQSICQARASVMVYDDASKKWVPIKPGQQGFSRINIYHNTANNTFRVVGVKLQDQQVVINYSIVKGLKYNQATPTFHQWRDARQVYGLNFASKEEATTFSNAMLFALNVLSSPDGGGPVVQRQNGPSSEESEAQRRMMEQHQMQAHKERERRTSGSVVSTLQYKVSTPPTHPNTPPEYRQYRASTLPPSYVRVASSSPPSSASSSPSQEKEVGAARDRAQLSSQLSTSLASAFSPVQAGVTTLGRQVRQIPLSPPTAARHLHHQQQQQQQQQQQDISLPPKHGTWSASQLQQMYAQLPPSASPPVMMAMPVKQGSPQQPTIPLAHPLPPLSARMKPPPLDPSAAMSHQQYAQHQPHPHANGQPDGAYSPHSQRLPLTPQYCEAVPLPPLIGQPGPALSHPPQYPSTFHPQQQLQPPQQHQQMYHQQQAPQPPTTTTSSSSSSSSPPSYTAMSDGGSPKKTPSPVPQQTPMFSSSPPVSAGHPSFCSVAPPPATVPAPMAGPPAPPPPPGPPPPMAVPPPMPPPLPTGGGPPGGPPGAQHQPSGLAAALAGAKLRKVQRDESSPPGSSGKSDSNRSSGGSGGGGEGLMQEMNALLARRRKASEKPDEDDSGGRGPGQQNSTDAMKKPWERSNSTDKSSLVSRVRPIGSTSESDTEFDRMKQEILDEVVRELHKVKNEIINAIRQEIGRISTS; this is encoded by the exons ATGGGCTGTGACGGTGCCACCGCACCACACCAGCGTGGGTGCAGAAAGACGGGGATTTTCCAGAGTTGGGTTTACGG TGAACAGAGTATCTGCCAGGCGCGGGCCTCTGTGATGGTCTATGACGATGCCAGTAAGAAGTGGGTGCCCATCAAGCCGGGACAGCAGGGCTTCAGCCGCATCAACATCTACCACAACACTGCCAACAACACCTTCAGAGTGGTGGGCGTCAAACTGCAGGACcagcag GTGGTGATCAACTACTCCATAGTGAAGGGACTGAAATACAACCAGGCCACCCCGACCTTCCATCAGTGGCGTGACGCCCGCCAGGTTTATGGGCTGAACTTTGCCAGCAAGGAGGAGGCCACCACCTTCTCAAACGCCATGCTGTTTGCCCTCAACGTCCTCAGCTCACCTGACGGTGGAG GTCCAGTCGTGCAGCGCCAGAATGGGCCCTCCTCAGAGGAAAGCGAGGCCCAAAGGAG GATGATGGAGCAACATCAGATGCAGGCGCACAAGGAGAGGGAGCGACGGACGTCAGGATCAG TCGTTTCCACTCTCCAATATAAAGTGTCCACTCCTCCCACCCACCCAAATACCCCCCCTGAGTACAGACAGTACAGGGCTAGCACACTGCCACCCTCCTACGTCCGtgtggcctcctcctctcctccctcctctgcctcgtcctctccctctcaggagaaggaggtgggggctGCTCGGGACAGAGCCCAGCTCTCCTCCCAGCTCTCCACCTCGCTCGCCTCCGCCTTTTCCCCAGTCCAGGCGGGAGTGACCACCCTGGGCCGACAGGTCCGTCAGATACCCCTGTCTCCCCCCACAGCAGCCCGCCACctgcaccaccaacaacaacagcaacagcagcagcaacaacaagacATCTCGCTCCCCCCAAAACACGGCACCTGGTCCGCCTCCCAATTGCAGCAAATGTACGCCCAGTTGCCCCCGTCCGCCTCCCCTCCCGTTATGATGGCCATGCCCGTGAAGCAGGGTTCGCCCCAACAGCCCACTATCCCGTTGGCTCACCCCCTCCCGCCCTTGAGCGCTAGAATGAAGCCCCCGCCTCTTGACCCAAGTGCCGCGATGAGCCACCAGCAGTACGCCCAGCACCAGCCCCACCCTCACGCCAACGGCCAGCCAGACGGCGCCTACTCGCCTCACTCTCAGCGCCTGCCGCTCACCCCGCAGTACTGCGAGGCCGTCCCCCTGCCTCCTCTCATTGGTCAGCCGGGCCCCGCCCTCAGCCACCCGCCCCAGTACCCGTCCACCTTCCACCCTCAGCAGCAACTGCAGCCGCCACAACAGCATCAACAGATGTACCACCAGCAGCAGGCCCCGcagccccccaccaccaccacctcctcctcctcctcctcctcctcacccccctctTACACTGCCATGTCTGACGGGGGCTCGCCCAAGAagaccccctcccccgtcccccagCAGACCCCCATGTTCAGCAGCA GCCCCCCTGTCTCTGCAGGTCACCCatctttttgttctgtggcgCCTCCTCCCGCTACAGTTCCGGCGCCCATGGCTggccctcctgcccccccaccgccgccgGGTCCACCGCCCCCAATGGCGGTGCCCCCACCCATGCCGCCTCCACTGCCCACCGGCGGCGGGCCTCCCGGGGGCCCCCCCGGTGCCCAGCACCAACCCTCAGGACTGGCTGCCGCACTGGCTGGAGCCAAACTACGTAAAGTACAAAGG GATGAGAGCAGTCCGCCCGGGTCCAGCGGCAAAAGTGACTCCAACCGGTCTAGTGGTGGcagtggaggtggtggggagggACTAATGCAGGAAATGAATGCCTTACTAGCTCGCAG ACGAAAAGCTTCAGAGAAACCCGATGAA GATGACTCTGGTGGTAGAGGGCCGGGTCAGCAGAACTCAACAG aTGCTATGAAGAAGCCATGGGAACGATCCAACTCTACAGACAAGTCCTCGCTAGTCTCCAG AGTGAGACCTATCGGCAGCACTAGTGAATCGGACACAGAGTTTGACCGAATGAAACAG GAGATTTTGGATGAAGTTGTACGTGAGTTGCATAAAGTGAAAAATGAGATCATTAACG
- the evla gene encoding enah/Vasp-like a isoform X3, with the protein MGCDGATAPHQRGCRKTGIFQSWVYGEQSICQARASVMVYDDASKKWVPIKPGQQGFSRINIYHNTANNTFRVVGVKLQDQQVVINYSIVKGLKYNQATPTFHQWRDARQVYGLNFASKEEATTFSNAMLFALNVLSSPDGGGPVVQRQNGPSSEESEAQRRMMEQHQMQAHKERERRTSGSVVSTLQYKVSTPPTHPNTPPEYRQYRASTLPPSYVRVASSSPPSSASSSPSQEKEVGAARDRAQLSSQLSTSLASAFSPVQAGVTTLGRQVRQIPLSPPTAARHLHHQQQQQQQQQQQDISLPPKHGTWSASQLQQMYAQLPPSASPPVMMAMPVKQGSPQQPTIPLAHPLPPLSARMKPPPLDPSAAMSHQQYAQHQPHPHANGQPDGAYSPHSQRLPLTPQYCEAVPLPPLIGQPGPALSHPPQYPSTFHPQQQLQPPQQHQQMYHQQQAPQPPTTTTSSSSSSSSPPSYTAMSDGGSPKKTPSPVPQQTPMFSSIPAPMAGPPAPPPPPGPPPPMAVPPPMPPPLPTGGGPPGGPPGAQHQPSGLAAALAGAKLRKVQRDESSPPGSSGKSDSNRSSGGSGGGGEGLMQEMNALLARRRKASEKPDEDDSGGRGPGQQNSTDAMKKPWERSNSTDKSSLVSRVRPIGSTSESDTEFDRMKQEILDEVVRELHKVKNEIINAIRQEIGRISTS; encoded by the exons ATGGGCTGTGACGGTGCCACCGCACCACACCAGCGTGGGTGCAGAAAGACGGGGATTTTCCAGAGTTGGGTTTACGG TGAACAGAGTATCTGCCAGGCGCGGGCCTCTGTGATGGTCTATGACGATGCCAGTAAGAAGTGGGTGCCCATCAAGCCGGGACAGCAGGGCTTCAGCCGCATCAACATCTACCACAACACTGCCAACAACACCTTCAGAGTGGTGGGCGTCAAACTGCAGGACcagcag GTGGTGATCAACTACTCCATAGTGAAGGGACTGAAATACAACCAGGCCACCCCGACCTTCCATCAGTGGCGTGACGCCCGCCAGGTTTATGGGCTGAACTTTGCCAGCAAGGAGGAGGCCACCACCTTCTCAAACGCCATGCTGTTTGCCCTCAACGTCCTCAGCTCACCTGACGGTGGAG GTCCAGTCGTGCAGCGCCAGAATGGGCCCTCCTCAGAGGAAAGCGAGGCCCAAAGGAG GATGATGGAGCAACATCAGATGCAGGCGCACAAGGAGAGGGAGCGACGGACGTCAGGATCAG TCGTTTCCACTCTCCAATATAAAGTGTCCACTCCTCCCACCCACCCAAATACCCCCCCTGAGTACAGACAGTACAGGGCTAGCACACTGCCACCCTCCTACGTCCGtgtggcctcctcctctcctccctcctctgcctcgtcctctccctctcaggagaaggaggtgggggctGCTCGGGACAGAGCCCAGCTCTCCTCCCAGCTCTCCACCTCGCTCGCCTCCGCCTTTTCCCCAGTCCAGGCGGGAGTGACCACCCTGGGCCGACAGGTCCGTCAGATACCCCTGTCTCCCCCCACAGCAGCCCGCCACctgcaccaccaacaacaacagcaacagcagcagcaacaacaagacATCTCGCTCCCCCCAAAACACGGCACCTGGTCCGCCTCCCAATTGCAGCAAATGTACGCCCAGTTGCCCCCGTCCGCCTCCCCTCCCGTTATGATGGCCATGCCCGTGAAGCAGGGTTCGCCCCAACAGCCCACTATCCCGTTGGCTCACCCCCTCCCGCCCTTGAGCGCTAGAATGAAGCCCCCGCCTCTTGACCCAAGTGCCGCGATGAGCCACCAGCAGTACGCCCAGCACCAGCCCCACCCTCACGCCAACGGCCAGCCAGACGGCGCCTACTCGCCTCACTCTCAGCGCCTGCCGCTCACCCCGCAGTACTGCGAGGCCGTCCCCCTGCCTCCTCTCATTGGTCAGCCGGGCCCCGCCCTCAGCCACCCGCCCCAGTACCCGTCCACCTTCCACCCTCAGCAGCAACTGCAGCCGCCACAACAGCATCAACAGATGTACCACCAGCAGCAGGCCCCGcagccccccaccaccaccacctcctcctcctcctcctcctcctcacccccctctTACACTGCCATGTCTGACGGGGGCTCGCCCAAGAagaccccctcccccgtcccccagCAGACCCCCATGTTCAGCAGCA TTCCGGCGCCCATGGCTggccctcctgcccccccaccgccgccgGGTCCACCGCCCCCAATGGCGGTGCCCCCACCCATGCCGCCTCCACTGCCCACCGGCGGCGGGCCTCCCGGGGGCCCCCCCGGTGCCCAGCACCAACCCTCAGGACTGGCTGCCGCACTGGCTGGAGCCAAACTACGTAAAGTACAAAGG GATGAGAGCAGTCCGCCCGGGTCCAGCGGCAAAAGTGACTCCAACCGGTCTAGTGGTGGcagtggaggtggtggggagggACTAATGCAGGAAATGAATGCCTTACTAGCTCGCAG ACGAAAAGCTTCAGAGAAACCCGATGAA GATGACTCTGGTGGTAGAGGGCCGGGTCAGCAGAACTCAACAG aTGCTATGAAGAAGCCATGGGAACGATCCAACTCTACAGACAAGTCCTCGCTAGTCTCCAG AGTGAGACCTATCGGCAGCACTAGTGAATCGGACACAGAGTTTGACCGAATGAAACAG GAGATTTTGGATGAAGTTGTACGTGAGTTGCATAAAGTGAAAAATGAGATCATTAACG